One window of the Rosa rugosa chromosome 3, drRosRugo1.1, whole genome shotgun sequence genome contains the following:
- the LOC133735526 gene encoding transcription factor RSL2-like: MESLGVFAEGDQWECFSRLFSNEDQELDFTPHFLGHEGSFPFQHNEGFNFETPTTLFPNPEAGDEMGLNRFNQSFFHSLDSLSSNMHYLPQENNSGYSAGSGIFTAILNPENYYFGGNSCHTPMSNDISTSVDVSMTGNTESNFGSFIPAFSDIGMEGAVCNTEYSGSGRMGFSDDSQPPKELQLKRMQDAAAEKSNTEDASESNPKKKPRLSKDKTKKSNARSKKGQKANSDLKVKDEDESNTGVDRQSSSSYNSSEDDNASQETNGAGEISDPKSSSALNLNGKTRANRGSATDPQSLYARKRRERINERLRVLQNLVPNGTKVDISTMLEEAVHYVKFLQLQIKLLSSDDMWMYAPIAYNGMDIGLDLHKMSPLL, encoded by the exons ATGGAGTCTCTTGGTGTTTTTGCTGAGGGAGATCAATGGGAGTGCTTCAGCAGATTGTTCTCTAACGAAGATCAAGAGCTAGATTTCACACCGCATTTTCTTGGTCATGAAGGTTCATTTCCTTTCCAACACAATGAGGGATTCAATTTTGAAACCCCAACCACCCTTTTCCCCAATCCTGAAGCTGGTGATGAAATGGGATTGAACAGGTTCAATCAGAGCTTCTTTCATTCTTTAGACTCTCTCAGCTCTAATATGCACTATCTTCCTCAAGAAAATAATTCTGGTTATAGTGCTGGCAGTGGCATTTTTACTGCCATTCTGAACCCGGAGAATTACTACTTTGGTGGTAACTCTTGCCATACCCCAATGAGTAATGACATCTCTACATCCGTTGATGTTTCTATGACTGGTAATACTGAGAGCAATTTTGGGTCATTCATCCCGGCATTTAGTGACATTGGGATGGAAGGAGCTGTCTGTAACACTGAATATTCCGGCAGTGGCAGAATGGGCTTTTCAGATGACAGTCAACCACCAAAGGAACTGCAACTCAAGAGGATGCAGGATGCGGCGGCAGAGAAATCCAACACTGAAGATGCATCTGAGAGTAATCCAAAGAAGAAACCCCGTTTGTCGAAAGAT AAAACTAAGAAGAGCAATGCGAGGTCAAAGAAGGGCCAAAAGGCTAACTCAGATCTGAAGGTGAAAGATGAAGACGAGAGTAACACAGGAGTGGACAGACAGAGCTCTAGCTCTTATAACAGCTCTGAGGATGACAATGCTTCTCAAGAAACCAATGGAGCAGGAGAAATTTCAGACCCCAAATCATCATCAGCCCTTAACTTGAATGGCAAGACAAGAGCCAATAGAGGGTCTGCAACTGATCCCCAGAGCCTCTATGCTAGG AAACGAAGGGAGAGAATCAACGAGCGATTGAGAGTCTTGCAGAATCTTGTCCCTAATGGAACAAAGGTTGACATCAGCACAATGCTGGAAGAGGCAGTCCATTATGTCAAGTTTTTACAGCTCCAGATCAAG CTTTTGAGCTCCGATGACATGTGGATGTATGCTCCTATTGCTTATAACGGAATGGATATCGGTCTCGACCTGCATAAGATGTCTCCACTTCTATGA